The Pseudarthrobacter defluvii DNA window TCCCACTAATTGACCGGGGAAAGGTGGTACAAGCGTGGGAGACAACCACTGCCTCCGGCTCCCAACCGAGCTTCTTTAGAGCAGCCTTTGTAACTCGGTCCAGCAAGTACGCCTTTACATGCCGGATCACCGGCCGGGAGGCTCCTTTCATAGGAGGAACGCGCAGCCGCCAGACGTTCTTCTTGACCTCAGCAAACTCGTCATTCCACTTTGCGGTGCCGATAAGGGTTTTCCCATTGAGAGGACCAGGCGGGTCTACCCACAGTACTGAGCGGGATTCTGCAATTTCTGAAACGAGGCATTTGTCAGTCGCAGCTACTTCATCCCAGCTGGTTCCGGCTATCCAAACGATCGGGCCAAGTACCGTCATGACAGTGGTGTCCTCCGCACTGGTTTCTCCTGTGTTTCCTGCAGTCGAAACGTATCCGTGGCAGGTGGGGCCTCCTCCGCGTAATGCGGGCTGAGCAAGGGCCCGGTCAGGGGCCGAGCGTTGAAATCCTCTGCAATCGACCGTCCCATGATCCGGGAGGCGATCCGTCGGGTTTCATAGTTCATGAACCGACTGGCAGCGATGACATCTCCTTTGAGTTCCTTCGCCGGCTGCTGTCTATTTCTGACGGCATCGGAGTAGATAGCCAGCTGCACGTCCTTGGCCCGATGCAGCGAAAATCGGCTTTGAACCACCTGCAGGCCGAAGGTGCCGAGTTCCTTTCGGAGTTCTTCTGCCGGCAAGAGCCCTGTAAGAATCCGGCCCAGCTCGCGGCGGCCAGAGGTCGGATCGCTTCCGGCGCCGTACCAGCCCTGAAAAAGAAAGGTAGGCAGTGATGATGGCGTCAGCAATTCCCAGAAGCCACCCTCACCCTGCACCACCAGAGGCTTGGCAAAAGACAACGCCTTGAGAGCAGATCCCCCCATGCCCAGGCAGACATCTGCAACGTCGTAGACAGGTCGTGGGTCGCTAAGTTCACCCAACAGAATCACTGTCCTTCGCCCGCTCTGTTGATTGACCTGTGCTGCACGTTTCGCAACTTCAGCCTGTGCAGGGCCGTCGCCCGCAACAAGCAGGGTTACTTTGTGGAGGCGGGACAGGTCAGCCACAACTTCCATGGCTGTAAGGATGCCTTCCAGCTTCAACTGATGGGCCAGGCGGGACACCAGTGATACGACGTATGTATCCGGTTCGAGTTTCAGGTTCTTCTTGAACTCTGCCTGACCGAGAGCCAGACCCGGACGGTTAACCTCCGTGTCGACCGGGGGCTCCATGAGTGCGATGCGGGTCCGGCCCGAGCTTGATTCCGTATCAGCGATGAGCCGAGTGCCGACGGCAAGTGGAAGATGAGCAGGAATGAAAGGTGCCACCCGCATCGAAAGTACGGTGGAAACCGCCACCGTTCCGGCCAGTTGCCTTGCGGCAAGATAGCATTCCAACGCGGGGGGCCATTCGTAGCCGTGGAGGACGTCGAACTGGCGCCTTCGTGAGAGGGCTACCAGGTCCCGGATCGCGGCAACGGAGGGACGTCTCCGAAGTATGGGGGCGGGCACAAATTCCAGCCCCAAGTCAGAGATGATGTCCACCAAAGGCCCAGGCCGGCCAAAAATGACGGCCTCGTGCCCGTCACGTTGAAGTGCACCAGCCAGTTCTATGGCATTCAGTTGACTGCCCCCAACGCCGAGGTCATGAGCGTAAACGAGTATTTTCACCCAGCCGAACCTTTCGCGAGCATTTCTACCGGCTTTGCCGGCGTGGAGCGTCCAATTCTGCGCAGTGTGCCCAAATCCGAACGGCGAAGAAAGAGCAGCAGTCCGGTTACCGCGGCCGTGAGGACGCCCGCAAAGAGGAGCATGAGAAAATCGCCGGGAAGCCATAACGCCACGGTGAGGGACGCCCCGCCCACCGCCAACGACGCAAGCAATGACACCCACGTTGCGTAAAAAATCCCCCGCAGCGAAATGCCTTCGCGGGATAGACACCAGAAGTAAAGGGGGAGGACTACAAGCGCGGCCACCATGGCTTGTGCGCCTGCCAGTCCGGGCAGGCCGTACCAAGTTGCTCCGGCGACGAGCACGGGAATGAGGATCAGCATGCTTCCCGTCTGGATCATGAGTATCCGCCCCGACTTTCCGCGTACCACCAGGTAGTCGTACGAGAGATCGCTGAAGATCTTGCACATCGCTGCAACAACAAGCCAGGCGAGTGCAGCAGCAGCGGGCACCCAATCGCTTCCGTAGACAAACCTCACAAGAGGCGTTGCCACACCGGCCAGAAAGAAGACCCCAGGTAAAGCAGCGGCCGCCACCACCGCAATGATGGAAACCAGGGATGAATGCATGGCCTCTTTGTCCTGCTGCACTGAGGAGAGCACTGCGGGGGCCACCCGCCGCAGCGGTTGGGCAAAGATGCTCACGGGCCAGTTCGATAGGTTGAAGGCCATTGTGTAGAACGCGAGTGCTATCGGGCCAAGCAGAATGCCTGCGGAAAGTTGGTCAGCGTAACCAACAACAAA harbors:
- a CDS encoding glycosyltransferase; translated protein: MKILVYAHDLGVGGSQLNAIELAGALQRDGHEAVIFGRPGPLVDIISDLGLEFVPAPILRRRPSVAAIRDLVALSRRRQFDVLHGYEWPPALECYLAARQLAGTVAVSTVLSMRVAPFIPAHLPLAVGTRLIADTESSSGRTRIALMEPPVDTEVNRPGLALGQAEFKKNLKLEPDTYVVSLVSRLAHQLKLEGILTAMEVVADLSRLHKVTLLVAGDGPAQAEVAKRAAQVNQQSGRRTVILLGELSDPRPVYDVADVCLGMGGSALKALSFAKPLVVQGEGGFWELLTPSSLPTFLFQGWYGAGSDPTSGRRELGRILTGLLPAEELRKELGTFGLQVVQSRFSLHRAKDVQLAIYSDAVRNRQQPAKELKGDVIAASRFMNYETRRIASRIMGRSIAEDFNARPLTGPLLSPHYAEEAPPATDTFRLQETQEKPVRRTPLS
- a CDS encoding oligosaccharide flippase family protein codes for the protein MNAMLSKLGTLGIGIVLARVLGPESFGTFSIALVALVAVLSFNELGVSLAIVRWPGDPSRIVPTVNTISVGSSALFCAAAYFAAPHFTSAMGDPSATVVVQVLILSVLINGIVASPAALLQREFREKTRLGIDQVNVWVGAVLSLVLAFAGMGAMALAVGRLVGSLISGAMFLAKSPLPYRFGLDPAHFGHLLRFGLPLAGTSIVFFVVGYADQLSAGILLGPIALAFYTMAFNLSNWPVSIFAQPLRRVAPAVLSSVQQDKEAMHSSLVSIIAVVAAAALPGVFFLAGVATPLVRFVYGSDWVPAAAALAWLVVAAMCKIFSDLSYDYLVVRGKSGRILMIQTGSMLILIPVLVAGATWYGLPGLAGAQAMVAALVVLPLYFWCLSREGISLRGIFYATWVSLLASLAVGGASLTVALWLPGDFLMLLFAGVLTAAVTGLLLFLRRSDLGTLRRIGRSTPAKPVEMLAKGSAG